From a single Pararge aegeria chromosome 16, ilParAegt1.1, whole genome shotgun sequence genomic region:
- the LOC120630625 gene encoding regulating synaptic membrane exocytosis protein 1: MKLNRFSSKINVGKIVQNTDEMVATEETTVPGQIETPGTFGKLRQTLSSSLLTAQDKVTKLGPRAGVTEVVVEPAPAPPPAQPPPAATPAKTEREAGKAPSRAGACRVCLKALKPGEVFHICNGCQHRVCEDCSSYSKPASDEEVSSWRCSVCRRKAGPRVPPAAQDSTDSLLDVPVLEALQRRHSEARLGSGGSSTALAPPRSPELRRHSDVSPASLKELEKLKGGGSVTPNTESRRPSTVSPARRRSVRAPAPRQRSVDEDQHPPSHSPALGAPPPMSRRASAVDVVAGGGSRRSSYRADTDSVEISSTPQISGLSVDEDRPIRRRGSQLPDIAALQQRTGALNALALRGSESSEPSAASIAAAAAAAAAARQMSVDAEAIKIVIHDVDDRSPRRVTLRRDPNDKGHRSRGFGMRVVGGKPDASGRREAVIVWTVPGGPADLVGLQQGDKVLEWGGVPLTERSFEEVCAVLERGGDVVDLLVEPAPQLDDPPAPPAMAQHHHHGLYEPDTDKSPSSPTRRKLPKTPEQDRAERVRERPPARAQLQVWFEMELRKLVVVLIAADDLPPRDHTLGYGDEPEAFARIRLLPSLETCPPVETDPASASCSPVWNATLGFGGLTADLLAGRALELTLWDACPGIDPVLIGECTMELEKAFAEERAVWWTLEERGTRSANASPRGSLTGGRALRRGDFASQRSISDDMDSIGECASLLHPDHAWVAGSRRGSSQSETLEVEVYQLGKDFSRSLPGSRRSSFQQQEKDGAVDPAVCSRRERRRSSCVRRDPDDILRSLRAVKGELGRTLSLSGSTARRTATGRKGSMWAAVPAAAACDAVADDDDVPLGPGQLPPRNAHLPPLHAEINISIIMIKGQLELEVSHARRVYGVNGEVPDSYVKCYLRDGDKWLHKRKTRVIRRTTEPHFKQTLKYLASEALGRTLVVMLWQRCGGFEHNLALGGVEICLDKLTLPQRTYGWYPLFPATSLAADESPD, encoded by the exons ATGGTGGCGACGGAGGAAACAACCGTGCCCGGTCAGATTGAAACGCCCGGCACTTTTGGCAAACTTCGTCAGACACTATCTTCTTCACTCCTTACGGCACAAGATAAAG taacgaAGCTAGGGCCACGGGCGGGCGTGACAGAGGTAGTAGTGGAACCTGCGCCCGCACCGCCACCTGCACAGCCTCCGCCGGCAGCCACTCCCGCCAAGACTGAACG TGAGGCTGGCAAAGCGCCTTCTCGCGCAGGTGCTTGCCGCGTATGTCTAAAAGCCCTAAAGCCGGGAGAGGTGTTTCACATATGCAACGGCTGTCAGCACCGTGTATGCGAGGATTGCTCATCCTATTCCAAACCTGCTAGCGACGAAGAGGTA AGTTCATGGCGGTGCTCCGTGTGTCGTCGTAAAGCAGGGCCAAGGGTGCCGCCCGCAGCTCAGGACAGCACAGACTCCCTCCTGGATGTACCAGTGCTTGAGGCGCTACAACGCCGACACTCTGAAGCAAGGCTTGGCAGTGGCGGTTCCAGCACTGCCCTTGCCCCGCCCAGATCTCCAGAATTGCGTCGACACTCTGATGTTTCGCCTGCGTCATTAAAGGAATTAGAGAAG TTAAAGGGCGGCGGCAGCGTGACGCCAAACACGGAGTCACGGCGGCCTAGTACAGTGAGTCCGGCTCGCCGGCGCTCCGTGCGTGCACCAGCACCCAGGCAACGCTCCGTTGACGAGGACCAACACCCACCTTCGCATTCACCAGCTCTTGGTGCACCGCCACCTATGTCAAGAAG GGCTTCTGCGGTTGACGTGGTAGCGGGCGGTGGATCTAGACGCAGTTCCTATAGGGCAGACACCGATTCAGTGGAAATAAGCTCGACACCTCAAATTAGTGGCCTAAGCGTCGATGAAGATCGACCGATTAGACGAAGAGGTAGTCAACT TCCGGACATTGCCGCGTTACAGCAAAGAACTGGAGCTCTGAATGCGCTTGCATTACGAGGCTCCGAATCATCAGAACCTTCAGCGGCATCCATTGCAGCTGCCGCGGCCGCAGCTGCTGCAGCGAGACAAATGTCCGTTGATGCTGAAGCCATCAAAATAGTCATACATGATGTTGACGATCGTTCACCCCGACGTGTAACCTTACGACGAGACCCTAATGATAAAGGGCATAGGT CGCGAGGTTTCGGCATGCGTGTCGTGGGTGGTAAGCCTGACGCGAGCGGACGTCGTGAGGCAGTTATTGTATGGACGGTGCCTGGTGGACCGGCCGACCTTGTAGGATTACAACAGGGAGATAAG GTACTGGAATGGGGTGGAGTCCCGCTAACAGAGCGAAGTTTTGAAGAAGTATGCGCTGTGCTAGAACGAGGTGGAGACGTCGTTGACCTATTGGTAGAACCCGCACCACAGCTTGACGATCCGCCTGCACCGCCCGCAATGGCGCAACACCATCACCATGGCCTATATG AACCGGATACGGACAAATCGCCGTCATCACCGACCCGAAGGAAATTGCCGAAAACCCcg GAACAAGACCGTGCAGAGCGAGTTCGCGAGCGTCCACCGGCACGTGCGCAGTTACAAGTTTGGTTCGAGATGGAACTTCGTAAACTAGTTGTTGTGCTCATCGCAGCGGATGATCTGCCTCCTCGAGATCATACACTGGGCTATGGGGATGAGCCTGAAGCATTTGCAAGAATACGTCTCTTACCATCACT CGAAACTTGCCCACCTGTTGAAACAGATCCTGCATCAGCGTCATGTAGCCCAGTATGGAACGCCACACTTGGGTTCGGCGGACTCACAGCAGATTTACTGGCGGGCCGAGCACTCGAGCTTACATTGTGGGACGCCTGCCCTGGCATTGATCCTGTACTCATCGGTGAATGTACC ATGGAATTGGAGAAAGCGTTTGCAGAAGAACGAGCGGTCTGGTGGACGCTGGAGGAGCGTGGAACTCGTTCTGCAAATGCTTCACCTCGCGGCTCTTTAACTGGTGGCCGAGCTTTAAGACGAGGAGATTTTGCTTCACAACGTTCTATTTCAG ATGACATGGACTCAATCGGCGAGTGTGCTTCGCTTCTGCATCCAGATCACGCTTGGGTAGCGGGCTCTCGACGTGGCTCTTCACAATCCGAAACATTGGAAGTCGAAGTTTATCAGTTAGGCAAGGACTTCTCTCGATCACTGCCAGGCTCAAGGCGGTCTTCGTTTCAACAACAAGAAAAAG ATGGTGCCGTCGACCCCGCCGTGTGCTCACGACGAGAGCGGCGACGTTCGTCGTGCGTGCGGCGTGATCCGGACGACATTTTGCGCTCACTACGCGCCGTCAAAGGCGAACTCGGGCGCACCCTGTCGCTTTCGGGTTCTACCGCCAGGC GCACCGCTACGGGGCGCAAGGGCAGCATGTGGGCGGCGGTGCCGGCGGCAGCGGCGTGCGACGCGGTCGCGGACGACGACGACGTGCCTCTGGGGCCTGGCCAGCTGCCGCCGCGCAACGCGCACCTGCCGCCGTTGCACGCGGAGATCAACATCAGCATCATCATGATCAAGGGACAACTCGAACTTGAG GTTTCTCATGCTCGACGGGTTTACGGCGTGAACGGTGAGGTGCCGGATTCGTACGTGAAGTGCTACCTGCGAGACGGCGACAAATGGTTGCACAAGCGCAAGACCAGGGTGATACGCCGCACCACAGAGCCTCATTTCAAGCAAACGCTTAAATACTTG gcAAGCGAAGCTCTGGGGCGTACACTGGTAGTTATGCTGTGGCAGCGCTGCGGAGGTTTCGAGCACAACCTGGCGCTCGGCGGTGTCGAAATATGCCTCGACAAGCTGACCCTACCGCAGCGCACGTACGGATGGTACCCGCTGTTCCCGGCCACGTCTCTCGCCGCCGACGAGTCGCCCGATTGA